The Demetria terragena DSM 11295 sequence TCCTCGAGAGCGGCGTCCACTTCGGGCACCAGACCCGTCGCTGGAACCCCAAGATGAAGCGCTTCATCATGACCGAGCGCAACGGCATCTACATCATCGACTTGCAGCAGTCGCTCACGTACTTGGGCGATGCCTATGAGTTCGTCAAGCAAACCGTTGGTCACGGTGGCACCATCCTGTTTGTCGGCACCAAGAAGCAGGCGCAGGAGTCCATCGCCGAGCAGGCGACCCGCGTCGGAATGCCCTACGTCAACCACCGTTGGCTCGGCGGCATGCTCACCAACTTCAACACCGTCCACAAGCGGCTCACCCGGCTCAAGGAGCTGGAAGAGCTCGACTTCGACGACGTGGCAGGTTCGGGTCGCACCAAGAAGGAACTGCTCGTCCTCAAGCGCGAGAAGGACAAGCTCGAGCGCACCTTGGGCGGTATCCGCGACATGCAGAAGGTTCCGTCGGCGGTGTGGATCGTTGACACCAAGAAGGAGCACCTCGCAGTCACCGAGGCGCGCAAGCTCAACATCCCGATCATCGCGATCCTCGACACCAACTGCGACCCGGACGAGGTTGACTACAAGATCCCGGGCAACGACGACGCCATCCGTTCGGTCACGTTGTTGACCCGAGTGGTTGCCGACGCCGTTGCGGAGGGTCTGATCTCCCGCTCGCAGGGTAAGTCCGGCGCGTCCGAAGACGGTGTCGCCGAGCCGATGGCCGAGTGGGAGCGCGAGCTCCTGGCTTCGGATGCTGCTACGGACGCTGCAGCCGAGGCTCCGGCTGAGGCCGCACCGGAGGCGCCCGTTGCTGAGGCTGCACCTGAGGCACCTGCTGCCGAGGATGCACCCGCTACTGAGGCTTCGCCCGAGGCCGCGGAAGCTCCCGCGACCGAGTCCGCCGACAAGGCCTAATCACCCCTCCTGAGGTAATCGCAAAGGAGCGATGCACAGACATGGCTAATTACACCGCCGCCGACATCAAGGCGCTGCGCGAGCAGACCGGTGCCGGCATGATGGACGTCAAGAAGGCGCTCGACGAGACCGACGGCGACCGTACGAAGGCCATCGAGGCCCTGCGAATCAAGGGTCTCAAGGGCGTTACCAAGCGCGAAGGGCGTTCCGCGTCCTCCGGTTTGGTGACCGCCAAGGTCGAGAATGGCGTCGGAACGCTGCTCGAAGTCAACTGCGAGACCGACTTCGTGGCTAAGAACCCGACCTTCATCGAACTGGCTGACCGGATCCGCGACCACGCGGCGTCGGTGGGCGCAGGCGATGCCGAGACCCTGCTGGCCAGCGAGTTGGACGGCAAGACGGTCAAGGAGGTCCTCGACGAGGCCAACGCCGGACTTGGCGAGAAGATCGAGGTGCGCCGCATGGCTCGCCTCGAGGGCGAGAAGGTCGAGGCGTACCTGCACAAGACCGACCCAGATGTTCCGCCGCAGATCGGTGTGCTTGTCGCCGCCAACGGTGGCGAGGGCACGGTGGTTCGGGACATCGCGATGCATGTTGCGGCGTTCGCGCCGACGGTGCTCTCGCGAGATGAGATCGACGCCGAGACGGTCGAAAACGAGCGTCGTGTCGCCGAGGCCACGGCCAAGGAAGAGGGCAAGCCTGAACAGGCACTGCCCAAGATCATCGAGGGCCGGGTCAACTCCTACTTCAAGGACAACGTGCTGCTCGATCAGCCGTTCGCCAAGGACCCGAAGAAGTCGGTGGCCGCTGTCGCCCAAGAGTCTGGCGCGACCGTGACTGGCTTTGCCCGGCTCAAGGTCGGCGTCTGACTCGACGATATTTCTGGGGTCATCTGCGACCTCACTCGGCGCCCGTCCACCACATCGGTGGGCGGGCGCTTCGTTGCGCAGTTGCCCATGTGGAAGACTGCCCCGACCGCTTCTCGCATGCACGATGGAGGCCCGCAGGTGACGCCTGATGTTCCGAACACCGATCAGAACCGCTCATTGTTGAAACTCTCAGGGGAAGTGTTCGGGGGCGGCGAAGTCGGACTCGACCCTGATGTCGTGAAGCGCATTGCTCATCAGATCGCCGAAGCAGCCCGCGGTGGCATGCAGATCTGTGTCGTCATCGGCGGTGGGAACTTTTTCCGCGGCGCGGAACTTCAAACCAAGGGCATGGACCGTGTCCGTGCCGACTACATGGGCATGCTGGGCATTGTCATGAACTGTCTGGCACTCCAGGACTTCCTGGAGAAGGAAAATATCGACACCAGGGTGCAGACGGCCATCACGATGGGCCAGGTTGCTGAGCCGTATATCCCGCGCCGCGCCATCCGGCACATGGAGAAGGGGCGCGTGGTGATCTTCGGAGCTGGCATGGGGATGCCCTTCTTCTCGACGGACACCGTGGCGGTGCAGCGGGCCCTGGAAAGCCACTGCGATGTGGTCTTGATGGCCAAGAGCGGTGTGGACGGGGTCTACACCGCCGACCCGAAGACGGACCCCACCGCGACCAGGATCGAGGAGCTCACCTACCGCGACGCGATTGAACGCGGACTTCGGGTGGTAGACCAGACCGCCTTCTCGTTGGCCGCGGAGAACGATCTGCCGATGGTGGTTTTCTCGATGGAGCAGCCAGGTTCGATCACCCGCGCCCTTGAGGGTGAGAAGATCGGAACCAGAGTGACGCCAGCTTAGGTTCCGCGTTACGGATATCGACCACCTGGCGCGAATACGCGCCGCAGCATGAAGGAGTGCACCCATGGACGGCAGCATCGAGGAGAGCCTCTTCGAGGCCGAGGACAAGATGGAAAAGGCAGTCGAGGTCGCGAAAGAGGACTTCGCGGGCATCCGTACTGGCCGGGCCAACGCCGGAATGTTCAACAAGCTCGAGGTCGAGTACTACGGTGCGCCGACCCCGCTGCAGCAGTTGGCGTCCTTCCAGACACCTGAGGCCCGCACCATCTTGATCCAGCCGTTCGACAAGAGCTCGATGACGGCGATTGAGAAAGCGCTGCGGGAGTCTGACCTGGGGGTCAACCCCAGCAATGATGGCAACGTCATCCGGATCGCACTGCCTCAGCTCACGGAGGAGCGCCGCCGCGACTACATCAAGTTGGCACGGACCAAGGGCGAGGACGCCAAGGTCTCGATGCGCAACATTCGACGTAAGGCCAAGGACGAGATCGACCGCTTCGTCAAGAACGGCGATGTCGGTGAGGACGAGGGCTCACGCGCGGAGAAAGTACTCGATGGACTGACCAAGAAGTTCGTCGAGCAGGTCGACGACCTCATGGGTCGCAAGGAGACCGAACTGCTCGAGGTCTGAGCGGCCACCATCATGAGCAGTCCGGTGCCTCGTTCGCGGCGTCGTGCCGATCGATCGGATCGCGCGACCGCCAAGGCGCCGACCTCAAAAGCAGGGCGCGACCTCCCGATGGCCATTGGCGTCGGTGTCGCGCTCGGGGCCATCGTGCTGGCCTCGTTGCTGTTCGACAAACGAGGATTCGTGGCCGTGGCCACGGCAGCCTCGATCGTGGGTGCGTACGAACTCATCCAGGCTCTCGGTAAAGGCGGCGTGGCCGTGCCGGCGATCCCCGTTTTTGGCGCAGCATTCGCCGTTCCGGTGGCAGCTTTCGTCTGGGGCCCGCCTGCCGTCGCGCCAGCCGTCGTCTTGGCCATCCTCGCCGTCGTGGTGACTGCGGCCCTCGGGGACGGGCGGGAGACGCTGCAGGAGGCCGCAGGCGGGGTCCTGATCGTGTTCTATCCGGTGCTGCTCGTGGCATTCGCCCTGTTGCTGCTGCGCCCAGAGGATGGCATTCAGCGCATCGTCACCTTTGTCGTCGTCACGATCTGCAGCGATATCGGCGGATATGTCGCCGGTGTGCTGTTTGGGTCGCGCCCCATGGCGCCGACGGTCAGCCCGAAGAAGTCTTGGGAGGGCTTCGCTGGTTCGGCACTCTCGTGCGCGATCGCCGGTGTGCTGTGTGTGACCCTGGCGTTGGGCGGCGCCTGGTGGATCGGGCTGCTGCTGGGCCTCTCAGTCGTCGTTGCGGCCACGGTGGGCGACCTCTGCGAATCGATGATCAAGCGCGACTTGGGGATCAAGGACATGAGCAATCTCATCCCGGGACATGGCGGTTTGATGGACCGTCTCGACTCGCTCGCTTTGTCAGTGCCGGTGACGTGGGCGATCCTTACCTTTGTGAGTACGACATGACCGACCTTCCCACCCCTGCCCGTCGCCCCGAGCCGGGAGCCTTGACGTTCACGGCGCCCCGGCGCGGTAAGCCGCCGCAGCATCTCGCCGACCTCGACCTTGCTGGACGCAAGTCAGCCGTCGAGGCGTTGGGGTTCAAGGGCTTTCGCGCTAAACAACTCTCCACTCACTACTTCGAGCGGCTCGTCGCTGACTCCGAGCAGATGACCGACCTGCCCAAGGGTGAGCGCACGGAGTTGGTGAGCGGGATGCTGCCTCAACTTCTCACTCCGGTGCGCGAGTTGCAGGCCGACGGCGGCACGACCATCAAACAGGTCTTCCGGCTGTTCGACGGGGCGATGGTGGAGACAGTCCTCATGCGCTACCCGGGCCGGGTCACGATGTGCATCTCCAGCCAAGCGGGCTGCGGCATGAACTGCCCGTTCTGCGCGACGGGCCAAGCAGGGCTGACCCGCAACCTCACGACGGCCGAGATTGTGGAACAGGTCGTCGCGGGTGCTCGCGCGCTGCGCCATGGCACGCTCGCCGGTGACGAGGGCGAGGACGCAGATGCCTTGCGCGTCTCCAATGTCGTGTTCATGGGGATGGGCGAAGCACTGGCCAACTACCGGCAGGCGGTCAACGCGATCAAGCGCTTGGTGGAGCCGAGCCCGTCGGGTTTGGGCATGTCAGCGCGCGGCGTCACCATGTCGACCGTCGGGCTGGTGCCGGCTATCGACAAGCTGGCGGCCGAAGGGATTCCGGTCACGTTGGCGCTCTCGTTGCACGCGCCGGACGATGAGTTGCGTGACGAACTCGTGCCGATCAACACGCGCTGGAAGGTCGACGAGGCCATCGATGCGGCGTACCGCTACTACCGCGCCACAGGCCGCCGAGTCTCGATCGAATATGCCCTTATCAAGGACATCAACGACCAGGGCTGGCGCGCGGATCTGTTGGGGGAGAAGCTTGCTCGTCGCGGCAAGGGGTGGGTCCATGTCAATCCCATCCCCCTGAACCCAACCCCAGGGAGCAAGTGGACCGCCTCACGCCGCGGAGTCGAGCAGAACTTCGTGGAGCGCCTTCGCTCCCATGGCATCCCGACGACCGTGCGGGATACCCGTGGCAGCGACATCGACGGCGCCTGTGGGCAGTTGGCGGCTGGTAGCTGACCCGCTCTCATGGTCACAGCGCGATGAGAGCGATGCCCGCCAGTACGACGCACGACCCGAGGAGTTTGCGAGCCAATCGCCCTTCGCCAAACATCCACCAGCCCAGCAAGGTCCCGACGACGATGCTGGATTCTCGTGCGGGAGCAACCAGCGCGACCGGTGTCGTTTGCATCGCGATGAGCACTAGCACGTAGGCCAGCGGCGACAAGACCGCGACGATCCCGATCTCTCGGCGACGCTGCGTGACGAGTTCGCGGGCAGCGGGCCAGCGGCCACGCATCCAGGGCAGCAGGGTGATCGACTGGGCGGCCGCGCCCGCTGCAAAATATGCCACCGGCGCCAGACCGAGGGCGGTCACGGCATGGTTGTCCCACAGCGTGTAGCCCGCGATCGCCGTGCCGGTGAGCAGGCCCCAGACGAGACCGGCGTACGCCGACCGACCCGATGTCTTCGTCCTGTTCGTCGCGGTCGCCACCACAGCAACGCCCGCAATGACAACGACACCGCCCACGGCGTTAGGCCACTGAATCTTCTCTCCGAGGACGAGAAGGGCGACCGCCATCGTGAGCAGCGGCCCGGTGCCCCGCGCTACGGGATAGACCACGCCGAGATCTGCCTTGCGATAGCCGGTCTGCAGCGACAGTCCGTAAGCGTTGTGCAAGGCGCCGGTCAGGGCCGCAGCGCCGATGAAGGACCAGCTCAGGAAGGATGCCTGTCCCCATTCGAGCGCGACAGACAGTGGCACCCACAGCAGGGCCGAAGCGGTGGCATACAGCCAGACGAAGGCGATTGAGTCACCGGTGACCCGTTTGGCCGCGGTGTTCCACAGGGCATGAAGCAGCGCCGCCGTCAGGACGAGCGATAGGGCAGCGCTGGACACCGGCGTCAGGCTACCGATCGGCCAGGAGGACCCGTGCCGCGTCGGCTGGGGTGTCGACCAAATGCACTGCACTCGCCATGCGTCGGTCGTTTGCTAGCCCTTGAACTGCCGGCCAGACGGGGACGTCGTGCTGCCAGTGCTGGGTCCCGACCAACACGAGCGGTGGAAGCGGGCTACCTTCTGGCGCGTAGTACAGCGGCGTGATGGCCTGGAAGATCTCCTGCGCCGTTCCGGCGGCACCCGGGAGCACGATGAGCCCAGCGGTACACCGCTGGGTCAGGAGGTCTTCGCGCAGCGCGTTGGAGAAGAACTTCGCGATGCAGGAGGCAAACAAGTTGGGCGGTTCATGGCCGTAGAACCACGTCGGGATGCCCACGCTGCGGACCTCTGCGGGCGGGATTTCGTGCGGCGCCACCTGGTCGCGTACGTCCCACGCCAGGGTCGCCCAGCGGTCGATGGAGGGGCGAAAGGTGGGCACGGCCCGCAGACTTTCCAGCGCCTGGTCGAGGGCGTCTGTGGTGCGGCAGAGGGCGCCAAGGTTGGCAGCTTCCATGGCACCTGGCCCGCCGCCGGTAAGGATGGTCAGGCCGCTGGTCGCCAGGTGATGCGCCATGTGAGCCGCCTCGGCGTAGGCACTCGTCCCGCGCTCGAGGGCATGTCCACCCATGACTCCGATGACCTCCCGGCTGTCCAACAAGTCATCGATGGCGTCGGTCATGGAGTGATCGTGGATAGCGCGCAGCAAGGTGACGAAGACATCGCTGTTGAGGTGGGCCTGTTGCGACCAGGCGTAGGTGGCCGCATCCGGAGTGGAGGCGTAGCCGCCGGTGTGCAATCCGGCATACAACTCGGCGGGGGAGTACGGGTGGGCCCGGTACGGGTCGACCGGCGCGTCCGGATCGCTCGGAAAGATCGTGGCGCCTTGGACACGCAGATCGTGGTCAAGTTCGGGCGGCAGCGTTCCCCCGAGGACCACGAGACCGCGGCATCCGTGGGCCAGCAGTTGCTGGCCCTCCGGCCCGGTGAGGTCCAATCCCTGGAGGCGAAGTCCACCCAAGGCCCGACCCTGGCCGAGAACGTCACGTAGCTCCTCCAAACTCTCGATCTCAGATGTCGCCATCTCGTCCTCTCTCGCGGAACCTGTCGGGTAGGCATTCCTAGCCGATGATCTGCCCGGGCCTCGATCTGTGGCAGTTGTGGTGGAATGGGGGTACGGGGACGAACACATACATGCAGGGAGACTTGGCAATGGACTCGATCATCGCACCGTCACGACGGACTTTGCTTCTGGGCGGCACGGGCGCGGCCGCGCTAGGTTTCGCCTCACCGTCAGCGGCCTTCGCGGACAACGAAGGCAAGGGACGCAAGGGTTATGGCGCACCCTCCACCTCGACGACCCCGAGTTTTGTGGGCGGTGATGGTGGGCCGCGGCCGGGTGGATTGGTCGACAAGCACGGTTTCCCGCTACCCGGCGACCCGAAAGCGCTACCCAACTCTCGGGGAGCGGTCAGCGGTGCACCCGAGCGAGTCCGCAATGGCGTAGGCCGGGCACCGGTGTCGTTGCGCTCTGGTCCGGGCGCGACCCGGCTCGCCGCGTCGTCGGTTCCGAACTACCACGCCACGGCCTTTCCGACGATCGGTCCCGGCGCAGGGTTCTACGACCTCCGCGCGCTCCAATATCTCCTCCTGGCCGAGGGATATAAATCGAACTGGGAGACGTCGTACGGCGCCACGACGAAGGCATCGGTCACCGCTTACCAAAAGAAGAAGGGTTTGTCGGCGACCGGCACCGCCGACCCGAAGACCATCGAGAAACTTGCGGTCAACACGGGCAAGGGCGCGGTGAGTTACCGCGTCTACGCGATCCAGTCGCTGTTGCGCAAGCACGGCTATCAATTCCGGGATGGCAAGTCCGCGCCCGAGATGAGCACGAACTATGGGCCGCTCACGACGAAGTACGTCCGATGCTTCCAAGCCGGCCACGCCATCGGTCCCGACAACTTTGTGGGTTATTACACCTGGCGGACGCTGTTCGCGGCCAAGACATCGGGTCCGATGTACGCCTTGATGCAGTACCAAACGGGTGACGCGCAGTGGGCCAACTGTGGCCCGGTCTCGGCGGTGTCCTTGTTGATTCACCGCGGCGTCACGCCTCGCAAGTGGGTCTGGAATATCAGCCTTCGTACCGCTGCGGTGGAGGATTTCCGCTACAACGCCATGGGCGTACCCAACACCGCTGCGCGGGATAAGAAGGGCACCGAGTTCCCTGAATTCAGCAAGGCGTTTCCCACGTATGGGATCAAACCCACCCATGGTGGGATCAACGACACGATCGCCAAAGCCAAGGCGGGAATCGGGTCAATCGCTGGCGGTGACGCGCACACCTTGCCGTGGGATAACTATGTCAACGGGCCGGTGTCGCACTGGGTCGCCGTGCTCGGTTGGGACGGCAAGTACTTCCTGATGATGGACCCCATCACGAAGACCTCCGCTGACGAGATCCACCGGGTCACCGAGGCACAGTTGCGCAAGTACGCCTCCACCAACCCAGGTCACCCACAGTCCACTGCCGCAAAGAACTCGATCATCCTGCCCTGACGTCGGGGCCAGGTCAGATCCACCCGAGTTCGCGTGCTTTGCGCGCGGCGGCATACCGATTGTTGGTGCCGAGTTTGGCCATGGCTGCAGATAGATAGTTCCGCACGGTGCCTGGCGCGACATGTGCTCGTGCTGCGATGTCCTCGATGCTTGCCCCCTCAAGGGCCAGTTCGAGGACATCGGCCTCGCGGTCGGTTAACGGTGAGTCACCGGTGCCGATGGCCTCAGCGGCGAGTTCAGGGTCGACGTAGCGTCCGCCTGCGTGGACCCGGCGGACGACCTCTGCCAGGTTCGCCGAGGAGGTTGTCTTGGGGAGGAAGCCGCGTACGCCTGCCGCGAGCGCCCGTTTGAGATAGCCGGGACGGCCGTGGCTGGTCACGATGAGCGTTCCCGCTCCGGGAGTGATCGCAAGGATCTGCGAGGCGGTGTCGATGCCGTCGATGCCGGTGAGTTGAAGATCGATGACAGCGACGGCGGTCGGCTCGCCCGTCGCAGATCGCGTCTTCCACAGTTCGACGAGTTCCTCACCCGAGGCGACATGCGCCACGACGGAGAGGTCATCTTCGAGATCCAACATCGTGGCAAGTGCGGTCCTGATCAGTGTCTCGTCGTCCGCAAGTATGACCGGAATCATGTTCTCTTCCAATGGATTTCGAGACTGAAGGTGCTCGTCGAAGGATTGTGCGATGTCGTGAGAGCGGCGTCGGCCTCGGCCAGTCGTTCTGACAGCCCTGAGAGTCCGGAGTGCTCGCCCGGTGGCTGCCAGGCGCCATCATTGGACAAGGCCATTCCCGCCGGCCCGAGGGTGAGCGTGGCCGCAGTCGCCCTCGAGTGCTTCACGATGTTGGTGGTGCCTTCTCGCACAACCCAGGCGGCGACCTGATGAAGATCCGGGGGAACGGCATCGGTCGAACCCTGCAACTGTAGTTCGCATCCGGCGGCGAGCAGGAGTGACTTGGCCCCGTCGACTTCCTGGGCGAGGCTGGGAGCGCGATAGCCGCGGACTAGCCCGCGCATCTCTTCTAGTGAGCTGGCAGCAAGGGCCTTGACCTCCTCCATCTCTGCGGTCGCTTGATCGGTGGCGCCGGCTCGGGAGAGGGTCGCGGCGAGTTCACTTTTTACCGTGATGGCCGAGAAGCCACGACCGACGACATCATGGAGATCGCGCCCAAACCGTAGGCGCTGCTCGGCTGCGGCGAGTTGTGCCTCAAGGTCTTTCGTGCGCTCCAGGCTGGACATCAGGTCGAGGGCCCAGAGGGACAATCGCCCCGTGAGCAACATGAAGGAGGTTGCAGCGACAAGTGACACTGCGGTGAGGATTAGGTTGTCGCTCACGCGGCTAAAGGCTGCCGCTGACACCAGCGCCACACCGAGCGTGGTGCTCCAGGCGTACGGGTGGAATGCCAGTGCGACTAGCGTGATGACCATGGCGCCGAAGATCACGAGCATGCCGGAGCTCGCGAGAGTCGGCCCCTCGGGGTCCGTCAACAGCACGATGGCCACAGCAGCCCAGGTGGTGACCAGCACGGCGACGCAACCCCAGCGCAACCCGGTAGATCTCGCCCGTCGCTCTTGGCTGGCGAGCAGCGGCTGGGTCTCCAAGACGACGCAACCAGCGAATGAGGCAACGGCCAGGCCGATCCCAGCGCTCAGCCGATGAAGCTCAGCCCAGCCCCCAATCAGGATCGCCGCAGCAATGGCGATGATCGAAACCTGCAGCGTGACACGGGTATACAGCCGAAAACGTGCGTGGTGGGACAACTGGTCCCACCACGCACGCCACGTCATCATCCTCGGTCGTCCCACGTGAAGTAGCGCGTCGCGAGGTAGTAAGCGAGAGCGGCCCATACGCCCAGTGTGACAAGGGGTGTGGCCGCGGCACTGAAGGTCTCCGCCATCGTCATGGCGCCTTCGGACTTGGGCGTGCTGAACAGACGTCCCACGGAACCGAGCGCGGTCAGGTCGGAGATCGCGGCGAACGGAGTGAAGTCAGCGATCCGCTCCCAGCGCTCCGGGAGCACTGTGCGGATTGAGGACATTCCCAGGACCGCGATGGCCATGACGGGCAACGACGTGATCTGCGCTGCTTCGGCGTTCTTGGTCATGGCGCTCGTGGCGAGTGCGAGCAGCGTGAAGATGATGATTCCGAGCCCTACCGCGATGGCCAGGAGCGGAATGTTGACCGGACCAGGTGCACCCCCGAGGTACACCGCGGCGGCCACGACGGCGGCGCCAAGAACGGTCAACACTGCGCCGGGTACGGCCGGAGCGGTCTTGATCTCCCAATCTCGCGCCTCACCCGTTCGAAGTCTCTTCAGGACACCCTCGCCTCGTCGGGTCGTGACCATGGACAAGACGGAGTAGTACTGCACGAAGAGCAGCGCCGTGAGAGCAAAGATCTCAAACGTGACGGCCACCAGAGATGCGCTCGTCCCGGACTCATTTCGCCCCACGAAGAAGGTGAAAAGCGGCAACGCGATGGGGAATACGGTGCCCATGTACAGCAGGGTCTTGTTCCGACGGAACTGTCTGGCCTCCGCGGTCGTGAGGGCGCGTAGGCGATGGGGCCGGCGTACGGCGGTGGTGGTCATCAGGAACCAATCTGAGCGTCGAGGAGATCGCCGTGCGCATCGGAGTCGGCGATTGAGAGGAAGACTGACTCCAGCGAGGCAGCGCTGGCTTTAAGGCCACCGAGCGCCACCTGGTGCTGGTGTGCCCAGGTGAGCAGCTCGCCCAGATGCTGTTGCAGGTGGAAGGTCTCAATGCGCACCCGTGCTTGGGCATCGATGGTGGCGTCCCGTAATTCGGGCAAGGGCAGGCCGGGATGGTCGAAGGCGATGGTGGCGGGGTGTCGCTCGACCAGCTCCCGCAGCGTTCCCTCGGCGGCGACCTCGCCGCGGTGCATGATGGAGATGCGATCACACAACGCTTCGGCCTCGTCGAGGTAATGAGTCGTCAGCACCATCGTGACGCCGGATTCCTTCAGGGCAGCTAGCAGTTGCCAGGTGGCGCGCCGGTTCTCCGGGTCGAGGCCGGTCGTGGGCTCGTCAAGGAACAACAGCTGCGGCTGCCCGATCAGCGCACAGGCAAGGTCGACCCGGCGAGACTCTCCGCCAGACAGCGAGCCGACCCTGACATCCGCACGTTCACTCAAGTTGACCTGAGCGAGCACCGTGCCGATATCCCCAGGATTGCTGCATGTTCCGCGCCACATTTCTAAGGTCTCGTTGACCGTCAATTCGGCTGGGAGGCCACCGGATTGGAGCATGATTCCCATGCGGGGGCGTACGGTCACGCGGTCCGCCACCGGGTCCAGACCGAAGACACTGACTGAGCCGGAGGTCGGTGCGGCCAGTCCCTCGAGGACGTCCAACGAGGACGTCTTGCCTGCGCCGTTGGTGCCAAGCAGGCCGTATACCTCGCCGGGCGCGATGCTCAGGTTGAGACCTCGGACCGCTTCATAGGCGGAGTCCCCACTGCCATAGGTGCGGCGCAGTTCATGCGCGGTGATGACGGCCTCGGGCGCGTCATGTGTCGTGGTATCCGTGGAGTGCATAGACACCATTTTTGACGACCGGTAGGGCTGCCACTAGTGCCGCGAATCACCTGTATTCGCAAGGATTTCCTGGGTCATGCATGACAAATGTGTGCGGTCAGGGTCGTGACGAGAGCACTACGACGACTATGGCCAAGGCGGTCGCGACAAGACCACCTCCCACCGCGAGTGCACTGTAGGAGAACTGCTCGATGATGACGCCTGCCAACGCACCACCAGAAGCACCGCACAACCCCATCGTGAGGTCGGAAACGCCCTGGCCAGAAGGACGCTCGTGAACTGAGAGCGCACTGGTGAGCATGGTGGACCCTGACACCAAGGTCGCGGACCAGCCGAGCCCAAGGAGAAAGAGCGCCCCTGTGAGGCTGGCGGACATGCCTTCGGCGGTCGTGGCGGCCAACGTGCACGCGGTCAGGAGGAGCGCTGTGCCCCCGAGGGCAACCGTTGGGCCGCCCAGCCGATCCACAAGCCAACCCGTGATGGGGGAGAAGGCGAACATCCCCAGGATGTGGACGCTGATGACCAAGCCGATGAGTTCGAGAGACGCGCCGCCGTGGTTCATGTGTAGGGGAGTCATCACCATCACCGACACCATGACGGTGTGGCCGCCCGCCATGGTGAGCAGGCCGAGAAGCGCGCGCGGCTGGGTACGCACGGATCTCATACCCGTACGAAGGGAGGTCGGTGACTTGGTCTGAGCCCCCTCGCCAGCTCGCGCCAGAATCAGCGGGTCGGGTCGTAGTCGCCAGGCGACCACACCCGCGGCCAAGAGGAACCCGATCAACGAGAAGACGAAACTCCCGGTGAGCCGTGGCAAGTCGAGGGCGTCCGAGACGGATTCCGCAGGCCCAACCAGATTG is a genomic window containing:
- the rpsB gene encoding 30S ribosomal protein S2, whose product is MAVVTMRQLLESGVHFGHQTRRWNPKMKRFIMTERNGIYIIDLQQSLTYLGDAYEFVKQTVGHGGTILFVGTKKQAQESIAEQATRVGMPYVNHRWLGGMLTNFNTVHKRLTRLKELEELDFDDVAGSGRTKKELLVLKREKDKLERTLGGIRDMQKVPSAVWIVDTKKEHLAVTEARKLNIPIIAILDTNCDPDEVDYKIPGNDDAIRSVTLLTRVVADAVAEGLISRSQGKSGASEDGVAEPMAEWERELLASDAATDAAAEAPAEAAPEAPVAEAAPEAPAAEDAPATEASPEAAEAPATESADKA
- the tsf gene encoding translation elongation factor Ts translates to MANYTAADIKALREQTGAGMMDVKKALDETDGDRTKAIEALRIKGLKGVTKREGRSASSGLVTAKVENGVGTLLEVNCETDFVAKNPTFIELADRIRDHAASVGAGDAETLLASELDGKTVKEVLDEANAGLGEKIEVRRMARLEGEKVEAYLHKTDPDVPPQIGVLVAANGGEGTVVRDIAMHVAAFAPTVLSRDEIDAETVENERRVAEATAKEEGKPEQALPKIIEGRVNSYFKDNVLLDQPFAKDPKKSVAAVAQESGATVTGFARLKVGV
- the pyrH gene encoding UMP kinase; translation: MHDGGPQVTPDVPNTDQNRSLLKLSGEVFGGGEVGLDPDVVKRIAHQIAEAARGGMQICVVIGGGNFFRGAELQTKGMDRVRADYMGMLGIVMNCLALQDFLEKENIDTRVQTAITMGQVAEPYIPRRAIRHMEKGRVVIFGAGMGMPFFSTDTVAVQRALESHCDVVLMAKSGVDGVYTADPKTDPTATRIEELTYRDAIERGLRVVDQTAFSLAAENDLPMVVFSMEQPGSITRALEGEKIGTRVTPA
- the frr gene encoding ribosome recycling factor encodes the protein MDGSIEESLFEAEDKMEKAVEVAKEDFAGIRTGRANAGMFNKLEVEYYGAPTPLQQLASFQTPEARTILIQPFDKSSMTAIEKALRESDLGVNPSNDGNVIRIALPQLTEERRRDYIKLARTKGEDAKVSMRNIRRKAKDEIDRFVKNGDVGEDEGSRAEKVLDGLTKKFVEQVDDLMGRKETELLEV
- a CDS encoding phosphatidate cytidylyltransferase, which encodes MSSPVPRSRRRADRSDRATAKAPTSKAGRDLPMAIGVGVALGAIVLASLLFDKRGFVAVATAASIVGAYELIQALGKGGVAVPAIPVFGAAFAVPVAAFVWGPPAVAPAVVLAILAVVVTAALGDGRETLQEAAGGVLIVFYPVLLVAFALLLLRPEDGIQRIVTFVVVTICSDIGGYVAGVLFGSRPMAPTVSPKKSWEGFAGSALSCAIAGVLCVTLALGGAWWIGLLLGLSVVVAATVGDLCESMIKRDLGIKDMSNLIPGHGGLMDRLDSLALSVPVTWAILTFVSTT
- the rlmN gene encoding 23S rRNA (adenine(2503)-C(2))-methyltransferase RlmN; translation: MTDLPTPARRPEPGALTFTAPRRGKPPQHLADLDLAGRKSAVEALGFKGFRAKQLSTHYFERLVADSEQMTDLPKGERTELVSGMLPQLLTPVRELQADGGTTIKQVFRLFDGAMVETVLMRYPGRVTMCISSQAGCGMNCPFCATGQAGLTRNLTTAEIVEQVVAGARALRHGTLAGDEGEDADALRVSNVVFMGMGEALANYRQAVNAIKRLVEPSPSGLGMSARGVTMSTVGLVPAIDKLAAEGIPVTLALSLHAPDDELRDELVPINTRWKVDEAIDAAYRYYRATGRRVSIEYALIKDINDQGWRADLLGEKLARRGKGWVHVNPIPLNPTPGSKWTASRRGVEQNFVERLRSHGIPTTVRDTRGSDIDGACGQLAAGS
- a CDS encoding DMT family transporter, giving the protein MSSAALSLVLTAALLHALWNTAAKRVTGDSIAFVWLYATASALLWVPLSVALEWGQASFLSWSFIGAAALTGALHNAYGLSLQTGYRKADLGVVYPVARGTGPLLTMAVALLVLGEKIQWPNAVGGVVVIAGVAVVATATNRTKTSGRSAYAGLVWGLLTGTAIAGYTLWDNHAVTALGLAPVAYFAAGAAAQSITLLPWMRGRWPAARELVTQRRREIGIVAVLSPLAYVLVLIAMQTTPVALVAPARESSIVVGTLLGWWMFGEGRLARKLLGSCVVLAGIALIAL
- a CDS encoding LOG family protein, giving the protein MATSEIESLEELRDVLGQGRALGGLRLQGLDLTGPEGQQLLAHGCRGLVVLGGTLPPELDHDLRVQGATIFPSDPDAPVDPYRAHPYSPAELYAGLHTGGYASTPDAATYAWSQQAHLNSDVFVTLLRAIHDHSMTDAIDDLLDSREVIGVMGGHALERGTSAYAEAAHMAHHLATSGLTILTGGGPGAMEAANLGALCRTTDALDQALESLRAVPTFRPSIDRWATLAWDVRDQVAPHEIPPAEVRSVGIPTWFYGHEPPNLFASCIAKFFSNALREDLLTQRCTAGLIVLPGAAGTAQEIFQAITPLYYAPEGSPLPPLVLVGTQHWQHDVPVWPAVQGLANDRRMASAVHLVDTPADAARVLLADR